TCCATTAAATCCAGAATACTTTTTTGCAGTTTCTATAGCTTCGGCCATTGGTAATTCAATATTCCAATATTTTGATACAACATTAATTGGCAATGGAAGACAAATATTTTCTTCTTCAACAAGAGGCAATAGTAATTCATGATCTTGTTCCACAAATCAAAGATGTTTTTAGAGTTATTAAAATCAATCAGAGTGAACAGAATTTTTCAATTAAACTGTTACCGTCTTTGGTCATTTCTGGGTGAAATTGTGTTCCAAAAATTGGCTTTTTTTTATATTGAATGATTTCATATTTACAGTAATTTGATTCCCCAAGTGAGACTAAAATATCAGGTAATTTGGATATCTCAAATCCATGACTCTCAAATACATCTAGAGAATCACTGCAAATAGGATTGTCATTTAATATTTTGATCTTTTCGTTTCCCTTTTGAAGCGAGGAGGATTTTCTAATTGTTCCACCCAATGTAAGGGCCAAGATTTCAGCGCCATAGCAAATTCCAAGCAGTTTGATATTATTTTTAATAGAGTAATTAACTATTTTTGAATTAATTTCATTTGTCTTTTTTTCATTCTTTCTTCTTCCAGATAAAATAAAACAGTCATAGTTCTCAAGTGAGTTTAAGTCAAGAGATTGTGGAGTTTGTTTTTCAAACGGAATGTTTTTGTTTAATAAAAAATCAGTTAAATTTTTTGTATAAACAGAGCCGTTATCAACTACTAAGAGCAATTAGTTGCCTACCTCAATTGAAACATAGTGTATCTCAGATATTCCATCTTTGACAAAAATTGTTCCAATGTTGAGATTATTTTCTTCTTGCCACATGAATACTCTATCACTTCGTGGTTGTACAAAGTCATCAATGAATTCATTGAGGAATTCTTCAGTGTTCTCACGATCACTTTCAGTAAAGAATAACAACTCACCTTCATTAAATGACAGTGGGATCTGAATTGACGTAGGTTCAGATACTGTAATGCCATTTTCTTCAAATACACGTTTTATAATATCAATTCTGTCACTTCTAACTAATTCAACATAATTATCATCTGCAGTTGTTATGGTTGGTGCAACACCTGAAACTTTCTTCAAATATGATTCGAATGCTTTTTCTTGCGTTTCACCTAACCCAACAAAGTATTCTCCGTTAAATGCAGCTCCTACTGCTGCAATTGTACCTAGTTGTGCAACTACACCACCAGCTCCTGCTGTATATACAGGAATAAAGTAAACATCATGATCACCTACGCGATACAAAATGTTATCACCAATTCTTGGGTTTCGTAAAAGTGTCTTGAGTTGAGCAAATTCTGGATCTCTATCTAATGCTTCACTAACTGCTGTAGGCCCAATCAATTTGGTAGTAGAATTTAATGGAACTTCATAGAATTGCAAGTTTCCCAGATTAGTAAGATCATTTTCAACTACCATGTATCCAGCAAGATTTCTTCCTTGAGATCCTCTTAATTCAAGTGAAAGTAATCCTAGGAATTCAGTTTGTGCAAAGCCAGGAGGTTTGGCTTCAATATAGTATGTATCTAATCCGCGTGGGATTTCATAGAATTCATTTGCTTGAATGAATGTCTCAACGTCATCTACATGGTAGACGTTATACATCTCTGTTTTCCAATTAAATAATTCAACAGGGTATCTGATTTGTTCTTCTAACCAAGATGGCATTGGTTGGAATTGTTCAGAATATTGACTTGCAAACATTTCTGAGAAGAAATCATCTCCAGTCTTTAGTAATTGAATGTCACCATTGTAAGTGTCTACCAGTGCATATCCTACCAAACGCAAGTATGGATTTCCAACAGACCAAGGTACATCACGAGTGTCAAATCCAATAATTAATGGGACTAACCAGTAAGAGTTTGTTCCATCAGTAACAGGAAGTGAATCTAATTCATTTCCAAATAGATCATACAGGAAGTAAGGGTATAGTGTTTCCATTCTATCATGTACATCCTTGTATCTCATGATATGCACTGATTCAGCTGGAAAAGAAAGCAAAAAGTTTGGCTCAAATATCCAACTTAACGGTGGTGAAACATCTAATCCACCAATGCCCGAATAAGATACTCCTCCTAGTTCGGCACTATTTTGACTATCTCGTGAATTCGGATAGCCAGACCAAGTTTGCTCAAATAATCCGCCCTCACCATAGTAAATTTCTCTTTGTTTGAAAAATTCGCCACTATCAATAATTTGACCATCTGTAGCTTCAAGTGTTAGGAATCCGTTTGGGACATGGGTATATACCAAATGTTCGTTGTACCATCTATTTTCAAGGCTAACAGATGTTGGTAAAATTGGTTTCATAGATGCAGTCCAGTAAAGAGTATTGTTAAAGCGGAGAATGTCATTGTCTTCAAAGTCTACATATGGGATAAGACCAATCTCAGGCTTTAATTTTGCAAAGGCTGCTTCCCAATCCCAAACACGTATTACATCAAGCACATCACTATGTTGATTCATGTAATTTTTGATGTTGTTAGCAGAGACTGAGGTTAGTTTAACATTATGAGTATTTTCTTGAATATCATTTAGTTCACCAAGATATCTATTTACTCCTATTTGCTGAGCTGTGTATGGTCCCAAAAATTCAATTTTTTTAGCATCAGCTATACTGTTATTTACAGACACTACTCCTGCAACAATGATTGCAATAACAATTATACTTAGAATTCTAATGTAAACATCTCTCTTGAACATATGAGTTAGAACACGTGCTCTAATTCTATCAACTACAGAAAATGCAACTAGTGCAAATCCTATGAATAGTGTTCCACCAATGATATATCGCGTATTGTAATCAATTTGATCTGTAAAAAAGAGATTGAATCCTGCCCAGATTATCCCAATTCCAATTATTCCCTCTATTGTTGAAACGTAGTTTAGATATCTTGGCTTTCCATCGTTTGAATCTTGCAAAAAGGAAGTGATTACATTGATTATTCTATGAATTCCCACATACAAAACTAGACGTAATCCAATTGCTGCAAGTAATGGAGGAATTAAAATTACCAGTGCAGGGATCATTGGAACAACATTTTCAGCTGCATAGTTTGGATTGTTTCCAGGAGTAACAAAAGGCAATGAGAACAGTTTTGGCAGATTTTCAACACCCAAGTAATTTCCATCAATAAATGATACTGCTGCAAATCCGAACATGATGTTTGCAAAGAATGCGCCAAAAAGCAAGATTTTGGTAATTTGCCAAATTACAAATTGTAGAGATGATAGTCTGTATTCTTTGAAACTTGAGATGTTATTTGAGAGAGGTTGCTGTCCGCCGCTTCCAATAAATCCGATTCCAGTTCTAATCACATACCAAAAAATCGAGGATCTTCCAAAGATATTTATTCGAACTAGTGCAATTGCAGCAAGAATTATTGTAGAGACTAGCGTGTAATAGAGAGGTTTGGTAAACTGATCACCAAATTCAGTGAAATTCATTGATAAAATTACTGCCTGGTTTCCCACCATGGCAAAAATTACTATTCCAATAATGACTACAATGCCTAATCTGATGAATTTTCCAGCATCGGGAGGCGGAGCTTGCTTATCAGTAGAGGCACTATACATAGCTAAAGTTAGTTGAGATTCGGTAAATTAATGTCTTATCAGCAAAATTAAGCGATTCTTGCCAATTTTTTGCAAATCATATAGACTGCAGCAAATGTCGGAACTGTCACTTTTTCATTGTTGTATGGTCCAAATTTTTTGTTTTTTAGTTTAAATTCTATTGGGGAATTTGCAAAAACTTCCACCATGTCATCACTAAGGAAAGATGCTTCATTGTACGGATCAAACTTTGTTAGGTCTTTGCAAAGAATTTTTGTAAGGCCACTCTTGCTGTTAATAGAACCGGGAAGTCTGAAGATCCTATGTATATCCATTGTAACATTTGGATCAATTTTGACTCCAATGTTTTCAGATACATCATCTAAAGTTTTTTGAAAAGATGAATAGCCATTTACAAGTAGCTCTGAGATGATTTTCGAACGTTTTGATTTTGTTCCAAATACGTACTTTGAGAATCTTCCTTTCCATCCGTTATCATCAAAGTCTGGGAATGAGGATCTGTTTGGCTTGAATTTCTTCATTCCAAATGTTTCAGGTATTGCACCACGCAGCATGATGTAATCGGATAATTCTGATCTTTCTCTAGAACCAATCTTCTGGAATTGAGAGTTATACACATAAACATGAAATCCTTCATTGCCAGAGAAATAAACGTGAATGTTTTCTTTATCTATTGCAAAATCATCAACTAAAATTTCAGATAATTTTTCCACTTGGATTTTTGAGGAATCAATGCAATTTTTGCACGGTAGTGATTTTTTTTCTAGTTTTGTTGAATTACATTTTCTGCATTGTCTAGAATCATTTGAGACTTGACTGCATTCATTACATATTGATATTGTATGATTTTCCCTACATGGTAAATTGAGATCCTTAGCGTCAATATCAAAAATGAGATCTGCTTCTTTCCAGTCTTTTTCATTCATTGGTAGATTGGGAAATGAATAGTAAGCGTTTGAGCAATAAACATCAGAGGGGATATGTTGCATGAACAGCAAATGCAACTCCTTGTCGTCTTTGATTTGAATATGACGAGTCATTCCTGAATTGAATTTCTGGTAGCCGAATTCTCTTTCAGATGTTCGTTCTTGTACCCGAATTAGATCAAAATGTTCAAAATAATATTTTTTGAACGAGTCTTCCAGGAATTTAATATCAGAATCTTGCATCATTTTCTCTTTTTTCCAAATTGTAATGGGTTGATAATATTATCACATTCAGATGTTGCAAAACAGAGACTTTGTGTTTTTAATTTCTCACAGGAAGGACAAGAATATTGAGTTCCGCTGCCTGAAGTTCCAGCTAGATGATTAAGTTGGTAAAGAGTGACACGCGGATTATAATCTGGCGCGTTTTTGAAAAGCGGTGCTATTTGCTGAACAGACTGTCCCTTTGAGAGAAGAAACGTAGCTAACATAAATCGTCCTGAATGTGGCAGGTTTTCTCCTTTCTCAAGTATTTCAATTGCATGTTTGATGCACGGAGGATATTCACCAGTTGTTACAGTAAAAGTTGCAAATTTTTTAGACAGCAAAGCAAGTTTATTCACGGAATCTTCAAAACCAGGAATCATCGTAGGGGTTTTTGCATTAATAATTTTTGAATTGATGTATGTTCCCAATTCTTTTCTAATCAATCGGACAGTTTCATGCGGAGTTAAAAATACCAGTCCCTTTTCTACATGTCTGTTAATTAGCTTCCATTCTCTTTCATGAAAATTTATCGAATGTTTCAGATAATCAGATATTGGTATTACAAAGTAATCATCTTGTTTTTCAATCTGAACTGAAAAGAGATCATCGATTACTTTGATTGCAAGTTCTTTTTTTGATTCATCTGAAATATTTGACAGATCTCGTTCCAGATACTTTTCTGCACGTCTAGCTTCTGCCAGTGCAAATCTCTTGATCAGAGTATGCATACCACACAGTTTTAGCAACACTATTGCTAGAAGAAAAGAGAAGACCTCCCTTGGAAGCGCTGCCTCTTTTGACACATGATCACCTATTATATCAGATTTGTAGATTTTCCCGTCAGCTGCCACCAGTATCCTATCATATGCTTTGTCGATGAGTTGCTTTAGATCAGGATCTGTTCCAAATTGTTCTAGCGAAAATCCTTGATCTTTGAGATACTGACCAGCATCTGCCAAAAAGGGATACTTGGCAATTTCATCTTGGCCTAGTGCAATCATGATAATGATTCACTTGATTTACTTAAAAATCTGGTTTTTGATGCTGGTTTAAATTATGTTTTGAGAAATTGATGAAATATGCAGATCGGCTGTCACGTTTCAATTTCCGGTTCAATTGACAAAGCAGTCGATAATGCAGTTGAAAGAGAATGTACTGCTTTTCAGATATTTACCAGAAATCCAAGAGGATGGCATGCAAAAGAACTATCAAAAGAAGATATTGCAAATTTTAAAACAAAACTAAAGGCAAGTAAAATTGACAGATTTGCAACATGTGCACATATGCCATATTTGCCAAATCTTGCTACTCCAAAAGATGACGGATTTGAAAAATCAATCAGTATTTTGATTAACGAAGTAGAGAGATGTTCACAGTTAGGAATACCATATTTGGTTACACATCTTGGCAGTCATTTGGGAACAGGAGAAGAATCTGGAATTAAAAGACTAGTTGAAGGATTAACAAAAGCTGGAAAGACAAAAAACGATGTAATGATATTATTGGAAAATACTGCTGGCCAGAAAAATTCTGTCGGCTCTGACTTTAAACAGTTGGGCGAAATCTTTAGGCAATTAAAGCCTGCAAAGAAATTTGGCATCTGTGTTGATTCTTGTCATGCATTTGTTTCAGGATATGACCTGAGAACAGAAGAGAAAGTAAAGGAAACATTTGATGAATTTGATAAATATGTAGGAATTGAGAATTTGAAAATTTTGCATCTAAATGACGCTAAAGGTGAGCTTGGTTGTAATTTGGATAGACATTATCATTTGGGCTTGGGTGGAATTGGAGAGAAAGGAATTTCAGCTTTGGTAAAGTTTGCAAACAAGAAGAAGATTCCAATAATTTTAGAAACACCAATTGATGATGAAAGAGATGACTTTGAGAATATCAGAATAGCAAAGGAGCTTGCGTAGAAATTTATTTCATGGTTTAAGTGTATTGTATAATGAACTATGAAGAAGTAATGAAATTAGCACTTGAGCGTGGATTTTACTTTCCTAGCTGTGAAGTATATGCTGATGCTCAGGCTGGATTTTGGGAATATGGGCCATCAGGTGTAGGATTAAAAAATAAATTTCTAGAATTGTGGAGACGCGAACTAATCAGGCGAGACGGGATGCTTGAGATTGATGGCTCTCAGATAATGTCAAAATCAGTATTTGAGGCATCCGGACATCTTGGAAACTTTGCGGATCCAATAATAAAATGTACAAAGTGTAATTCTACATTTAGAGCAGATAGGACAATAGCAGACATTTCACAGATTGAAATTCCTGAAAGTGCAGATTTGGAAGAATTTGATAATGCAATTATTCAAAATAGTATAAAGTGTCCAAAGTGCAAAGGTGATTTTGAAAAGACCAAAAAATTCAACATGATGTTCAAAGTAGGCATTGGTCCTCAAGAAGAAGAGGCATATCTTAGACCAGAAACGTGCCAGTCAATCTTTGTGGATTTTCCCAGACTATTCAAAACAATGCGAGGGAAGCTTCCTCTAGGAATTGCTCAAGTTGGAAAAAGTTTCAGAAATGAGATAGCGCCAAGGCAGAGCTTGCTTAGATTGAGGGAATTTTATCAGGCAGAAATTGAAGTGTTTTGCAATCCATCAAAGTTGGAAGAAGTGGAAAACTTTGCAGAAATTGAAAATACAGTAATTCGAGTTCAGACAGACGCAGAACCAGTCGCCATGACTTGCAAAGAAGCAGTAGAATCTGGAATTATTCCAAACAAGTTTGTTGCATATTATTTGGGATTATTGACTGAGTTTTATGAAAAGACAGGAATTGACATTGCAAAAAGCAGATTCAGAAAACTTGGAGATAAAGAAAAGGCATTCTATGCCAAAGTTGCATTTGATTTTGAAGTAGAGACAACCATTGGGTGGCTCGAACTCGTTGCATGCAACTATAGATCTGACTATGATTTGTCCAGTCATGCTGCAAAGAGCAAGGAGAAATTCGAGGTTATGGATAATGATGACAAAGTATTACCCCATGTCTTTGAGATTTCAATGGGAATTGATCGTAGTCTTTACACAATTTTAGAGCACAGTCTCAAGGAAGATAAAGAACATGAGAGAGTGGTATTATCTATAAAACCATATCTAGCTCCAATTCACGTAGGAATTCTATCACTGGTCAAAAAGGATGGACTAAAAGAGAAAACCGATGAGATTTACCTTCAAATCAAGCGTAAATGTGATGCATTTTTGGATCATTCAGGTGCTATTGGTAGAAGATACAGAAGACTGGATGAGATTGGCGCACCATTTGCAGTAACAGTTGATCATCAGACTTTAGAGGATGAGACAGTTACTATAAGAAAACGAGATTCCATGGAGCAAAGCAGAATAAATATTTCAGAATTAGAATCAATTGTTGTAGAATCTATTGCATTTCCATAGATTTTAAAAATTTAGAATAATTACTTTCGTCCTTTTGCTTTGTTGTCATCTTTGTCATCTTTTTTGTCGTCTTTTCTGTCATCTTTGTCATCTTTTTTGTCGTCTTTTCTGTCATCTTTTCTGTCATCTTTTCTGTCATCTTTGTCATCTTTTTTGTCGTCTTTTCCATCGTGTCCACTCCTATATGGTACAACTTGAACATCGTCTAGAAAAGTTCCAAAACTATCAGATATTCCAATATCTACAAACTCAATTATGGTAGGACCTGTTGCAATGAAACTGTGTGTACTAGTTCTCCAATCAGAAGACATATGTGAAATTTTATTTATTTTTTCACCGTTGATATTTACCAATAATCCATTTGTTTGAGAATTGGTGTTTGGTCTTTCTTTAGATGCATAACTTAACATGTATTTGTATCCAGAAACAGTATCAATTGTTTGGGATATTTTTACTGAGCAATGTGCATCAAGTTCTGCATGTTGCAATCCCTCATCAGGACCACCAAGAATCTGACGTTCGATTTCTAATTCCGCAACACAATCATTAGATATAGAATTTACAGTCCAATGTAGATCAGGTGTTCCAGTTGGAAAGGTATTCCAACCATTATTGTTAGTAATTACAGGGGTTTCAAAGCTTCCGTTAAACACTAAATTACTATCAGGAATGGTGTTTAGATCACCTTTTTCACAATTAATAATTATGTTATCACCATTGTTACCTTTACAATAATCATAATCATCTCCGCCATCAATCAAATCATCACCGTTATTACCAGTGATACGATCATCACCGTTATCTCCAAATAATTGATCATCGTCTTGGTTTCCTACAATTTTGTCGTTTCCGTCTCCACCATGAATTTCATCCATTCCATTGTTTCCAGTGATATTGTCATCACCGTTATCTCCAAATAATTTGTCATCACCAGCATGTCCTCTAATCTTGTCATTGCCATCTCCGCCATGAATTTCGTCATTTCCGTCATGTCCGTTAATGTTGTCGTTTCCGTCTCCGCCATAGATGCAATCATTACCTTTCTTTCCATTAATTTTGTCATTTCCACCCAAGCCTAGAATTAAATCATCATCATTACTACCGTTAAGATTGTCTTTCGAGTCTGTTCCAACAATTACATTATCAAATTCACTGATGTCTTTTCCACAGAATTTCTGTGTCAAGTTAACAGTTGAAATGTCACTCTGAATTAGTTCATTATCAGAATTTACATATGATATAGAATATTCAAATGAGTCAGAACCAAAGAGAGGATCTGTTGGAGAGTAAGTAAAACTTCCATCTGAATTTAATGCGGCATTACCTTTGGTTGATTGAGTTTCCAAGTTGACATCTACAGGAAGAAGTGCAGATACTGGGTATACTACAGGTACTGTTTCTGTATAGAATGGAATTATGTCATTTTCTAATATTCCAATTGCAGGTATAGAAAGTACAGAATCACCATCTGAAACATAAGAATCACCAAAAGTAATCAGAACTATTTCATCAATGGTGTCATCACAGTTGTTATCGACATTATCACCAATGATTTCAGCAGCATCTGGATTAATTTCTGCAGGATCTATTCCAAAATATGGTGATTCAGGATTAGTTTGAACCCTATCATGACAATCAAATCCTATTCCTGGTCCAGTAACCCAACCATCGCCATCTTCATCTACACCGTCATCTATGGTTCCATCACAATTATCATCAATTCCGTTTCCGCCTATTTCGGTTGCACCTGGATTGATTGCAGCGTTGTTGTCATCACAGTCAGTGAATCCTGGTAAGACGTTTAGTGTTTCCTCTACATAACCATCAGAGTCACCATCGGTGAATCCATTATCAATACTTCCATCACAGTTGTTATCTATTGCATCACCAAATACTTCGGTTGCACCTGGATTGATTGCAGCGTTGTTGTCATCACAGTCAGTGAATCCTGGTAAGACGTTTAGTGTTTCCTCTACATAACCATCAGAGTCACCATCGGTGAATCCATTATCAATACTTCCATCACAGTTGTTATCTATTGCATCACCAAATACTTCGGTTGCACCTGGATTGATTGCAGCGTTGTTGTCATCACAGTCTATTGTTTGAGGACCAGCAGTTGTTGTAGCATAACCGTCCATATCAGAATCGGTGAATCCCTCATCAACTACTCCATCACAGTTGTTATCTATGTCGTCAAATACTTCGGTTGCACCTGGATTGATTGCAGCGTTGTTGTCATCACAGTCTATTGTTTGAGGACCAGCAGTTGTTGTAGCATAACCGTCCATATCAGAATCGGTGAATCCCTCATCAACTACTCCATCACAGTTGTTATCTATGTCGTCAAATACTTCGGTTGCACCTGGATTGATTGCAGCGTTGTTGTCATCACAGTCAGTGAATCCTGGTAAGACGTTTAGTGTTTCCTCTACATAACCATCAGAGTCACCATCGGTGAATCCATTATCAATACTTCCATCACAGTTGTTATCTATTGCATCACCAAATACTTCGGTTGCACCTGGATTGATTGCAGCGTTGTTGTCATCACAGTCATTGCCATTTGGTGCAGCCAGATATCCATCTCCGTCAACATCATTGAAAATATTTATTGTGATAGTAGTAAATTTTGTGTTACCACCAGAATCTGTAACAGTTGCTCTGATAGTATTAAGACCAAGAGTGGTTATTTGGTTGGAGACTGAGCCGCCATTTTGATTGGTTAGTTGTGGTAAAGGTGTTTTAGTCCAGATAATTGATGATGTCACAGGAACTTCATTGCCATATGCATTAACATCGATAGCAGTTCCAGTAAAAGTTACAGGAACTACATTGCCATGGTTACTGTTAGTTGCTGGAGAAGATATGGTGATTGATTTGATTGGACACTTGTCCACTGGAGGAGTTCCAGAAACTGTATTTCCTATAATCTTTCCACAAAGCTCTGGAGTAGGTGTAATTTGCCCATTTTGTAGAATTCCATCATTTTGTAGAGTACCAAAAATTTCAATCCTACCAGGATTTTTTAGTTTAATTTCTGCTTCGTTTAAAAATTCACTATTTGATAAAATTCTTAATGTTCCTTCAACGTTAACTTTTGTAGTTACAAAAGGATTACCAGAGTATAGATAAAATTGCCCACCAAATGAATCAGATGCATAGTTTTCAACTAATCCTTTGTTTGTAAATATGCCTTGTGACTGGATAAAATTTCCAGACTCTGTATTATGCAAAAAGCCCGATATGGTAAACTCCCGATCATCATCTGTATTTATTGTTCCAAAATTTGTCAATTTACCGTTTAATCCAATATTATATCCCCCAAAATTATTTAGTTCACCGTAATTGTTTAATTCGCCAGATATGCCTATGGGTGTATCCTGATTCATAATAACGCCATCAGCTAAATTCTCAATAATTCCAGTTGTAGATACCTCAAAACTAGAATCTGAAATATTGATGGTTCCTGAATTAATCAAATCACCAGAGATGTTAAACTCAACTACATTAAATTCCATCTCTGCTGAATTATTCAAAGTCCCATCTACTGAAAGACCGGCTTCATCCACGACCATTGATCCGTTGTTTTCAAGGGAAATAGAATTTGGTATAACAAGTGTAACTTCAGTGATCTCCAACTCATCATCACTAGTAAGAACAAAATCATTATCAAGCTCACATACTCCATCATCATCATTCCATGATCCAGGAAATCCACCAGATGCACCACAATCCTCATCATCTTCAATGCTATAATTAATAGCGAATGAATCATGAATTCCGACTATACTAAAACCAACTACAGTTAACAATAGTAATGAAAGCATCAACTGTGTCATGAAGTGCTCATGATATTTTGTAATAAAAGAGTTATCGAAAAATCCCAAAGATGGGTATTGCCAAAATGGAAGATTTTGGAGTTACAGGTACCAAGTTGGAGTGTTTGACAATAATTTTAAGAACATAAAATCACGGATTTGATCCATTATGTGATTTCACAGTAATTATTTCAGAGTGATATCTGTATTTTACCTTCACTAAAGTATCATCAGTTGCATGTGCTTGTGGAATAAATCCATCTTCAGTCT
The nucleotide sequence above comes from Nitrosopumilus sp.. Encoded proteins:
- a CDS encoding MopE-related protein, whose translation is MTQLMLSLLLLTVVGFSIVGIHDSFAINYSIEDDEDCGASGGFPGSWNDDDGVCELDNDFVLTSDDELEITEVTLVIPNSISLENNGSMVVDEAGLSVDGTLNNSAEMEFNVVEFNISGDLINSGTINISDSSFEVSTTGIIENLADGVIMNQDTPIGISGELNNYGELNNFGGYNIGLNGKLTNFGTINTDDDREFTISGFLHNTESGNFIQSQGIFTNKGLVENYASDSFGGQFYLYSGNPFVTTKVNVEGTLRILSNSEFLNEAEIKLKNPGRIEIFGTLQNDGILQNGQITPTPELCGKIIGNTVSGTPPVDKCPIKSITISSPATNSNHGNVVPVTFTGTAIDVNAYGNEVPVTSSIIWTKTPLPQLTNQNGGSVSNQITTLGLNTIRATVTDSGGNTKFTTITINIFNDVDGDGYLAAPNGNDCDDNNAAINPGATEVFGDAIDNNCDGSIDNGFTDGDSDGYVEETLNVLPGFTDCDDNNAAINPGATEVFDDIDNNCDGVVDEGFTDSDMDGYATTTAGPQTIDCDDNNAAINPGATEVFDDIDNNCDGVVDEGFTDSDMDGYATTTAGPQTIDCDDNNAAINPGATEVFGDAIDNNCDGSIDNGFTDGDSDGYVEETLNVLPGFTDCDDNNAAINPGATEVFGDAIDNNCDGSIDNGFTDGDSDGYVEETLNVLPGFTDCDDNNAAINPGATEIGGNGIDDNCDGTIDDGVDEDGDGWVTGPGIGFDCHDRVQTNPESPYFGIDPAEINPDAAEIIGDNVDNNCDDTIDEIVLITFGDSYVSDGDSVLSIPAIGILENDIIPFYTETVPVVYPVSALLPVDVNLETQSTKGNAALNSDGSFTYSPTDPLFGSDSFEYSISYVNSDNELIQSDISTVNLTQKFCGKDISEFDNVIVGTDSKDNLNGSNDDDLILGLGGNDKINGKKGNDCIYGGDGNDNINGHDGNDEIHGGDGNDKIRGHAGDDKLFGDNGDDNITGNNGMDEIHGGDGNDKIVGNQDDDQLFGDNGDDRITGNNGDDLIDGGDDYDYCKGNNGDNIIINCEKGDLNTIPDSNLVFNGSFETPVITNNNGWNTFPTGTPDLHWTVNSISNDCVAELEIERQILGGPDEGLQHAELDAHCSVKISQTIDTVSGYKYMLSYASKERPNTNSQTNGLLVNINGEKINKISHMSSDWRTSTHSFIATGPTIIEFVDIGISDSFGTFLDDVQVVPYRSGHDGKDDKKDDKDDRKDDRKDDRKDDKKDDKDDRKDDKKDDKDDNKAKGRK